The following proteins are encoded in a genomic region of Mycobacterium kiyosense:
- a CDS encoding membrane protein — translation MARKLSRYWLMWVVLVSLAIGVFVVYRMRGVFGSDNEITRQGSGIANDAKPFNPKRVTYEVFGPAGSVATINYLDLSANPQSIKQAPLPWTLTLTTTAPATSPILLAQGNSETITCRITVDDKVKDEKTAEGVDAFTFCQVKSA, via the coding sequence ATGGCGAGGAAGCTCAGCCGGTACTGGCTGATGTGGGTGGTGCTGGTATCGCTCGCGATCGGAGTGTTCGTGGTCTACCGGATGCGCGGGGTTTTCGGATCCGACAACGAGATCACCCGCCAGGGATCGGGGATAGCCAACGACGCGAAGCCGTTCAACCCCAAGCGAGTGACCTACGAAGTGTTCGGGCCGGCCGGCTCGGTCGCCACGATCAATTACCTTGACCTGTCGGCGAATCCGCAAAGCATCAAACAGGCGCCCCTCCCCTGGACGCTCACGCTCACCACCACAGCGCCGGCTACCAGCCCAATCCTGTTGGCGCAGGGTAACTCCGAGACCATCACCTGTCGGATCACCGTCGACGACAAGGTCAAAGACGAGAAGACCGCTGAGGGCGTGGACGCGTTCACCTTCTGCCAGGTGAAGTCGGCATGA
- a CDS encoding membrane protein, giving the protein MNATGARPLIPRFIHPCAIPLLLGWVALTVLLNVAVPSLEEVGQEHSVSLSPDDAPSMAAMKHIGHVFAESNSDASAMIVLEGDQPLGDEAHRFYADLVGKLKADKAHIEHVQDFWGDPLTAAGAQSGDGKATYVQLNLVGNQGEARANDSIAAVRNIIASTPPPAGVHIYVTGATALTADQHKVGDKSLKLVTAITMVVILLSLFMVYRSVRTVLLVLAMVVLEVAVARGAVAALGHYNVIGLSTFSVNLLTMLGIAAGTDYAIFVLGRYHEARGAGEDRETAFYTMYRGTAHVILGSGLTIAGATFCLHFTRLPYFQTLGVPLAIGITVAVLASLTMAPAALVVGSRFGLFEPKRAARTRGWRRVGTAVVRWPGPILAATLALALIGLIALPGYKTSYNDRKYMPRSIQAMQGFDAADRHFSQARMNPEIMMVQTDQDLRNSANMLIVEHIARNVFHTPGIARVQTITRPLGTPIDHTSIPYQIGMQSVGQQLTRDYMQSQMDQMVVMADQMATMITTMETMLGIMKEMTGVMHTMVGQMKTMVAEMNDLRDKIADFDDFFRPIRSYFYWEKHCFDIPVCATMRSVFDALDGIDQLSEQIGDLMPQMEKLDVIMPEMLKLMTPMVGMMKSMHTMMLSMHSTMAGMQDQQAAAAGKGGNAMGQAFDTSKNDDSFYLPPEVFDNPDFKRGMDMFISPDGKAVRFIISHLGDPATPEGIAHIDAIRNAAFEAIKGTPLENARIYIAGTAATAKDMKEGSTYDLLIAGIGALILIFIVMLILTRAVIAAAVIVGTVLLSLGASFGLSVLIWQYILRFDLHWMIMAMAVIILLAVGSDYNLLLVSRFKEEIHAGIKTGIIRSMAGTGAVVTSAGLVFAFTMISMGASALVMLAQFGTTVGMGLLFDTLIVRSFMTPAIAALLGRWFWWPQRVRTRPLRTTTAPHQTPDRQTLSV; this is encoded by the coding sequence ATGAACGCAACCGGCGCCCGACCGCTCATTCCCCGCTTCATCCACCCGTGCGCGATTCCGCTGCTGCTGGGATGGGTGGCGCTGACCGTGCTGCTCAATGTGGCGGTGCCCTCCCTGGAGGAGGTGGGCCAGGAACACTCGGTGTCACTGAGCCCGGACGACGCGCCCTCGATGGCAGCCATGAAACACATCGGACACGTCTTTGCCGAGTCCAACTCCGACGCGTCGGCGATGATCGTGCTCGAAGGCGACCAACCGCTCGGCGACGAGGCGCACCGCTTCTACGCCGACCTGGTCGGCAAGCTCAAGGCCGACAAAGCCCACATCGAGCACGTGCAGGATTTCTGGGGAGACCCACTGACCGCGGCCGGAGCCCAAAGCGGCGACGGCAAAGCCACTTACGTACAACTCAACCTGGTCGGAAACCAAGGCGAGGCACGGGCCAACGACTCCATCGCGGCCGTCCGCAATATCATCGCCAGCACACCACCGCCGGCCGGCGTACACATCTACGTCACCGGCGCAACCGCGCTGACCGCCGACCAGCACAAGGTCGGGGACAAGAGTCTGAAGCTCGTCACGGCGATCACCATGGTGGTCATCCTGCTCAGCCTGTTCATGGTTTATCGCTCCGTCCGCACCGTATTGCTCGTCCTGGCGATGGTGGTCCTGGAAGTCGCCGTCGCACGGGGTGCAGTGGCCGCCCTCGGGCACTACAACGTGATCGGGCTGTCGACGTTCTCGGTGAACCTGCTGACCATGCTGGGTATCGCGGCCGGGACCGACTACGCGATCTTCGTCCTGGGCCGCTACCACGAGGCGCGCGGCGCCGGCGAAGACCGCGAAACCGCTTTCTACACAATGTATCGCGGCACCGCCCACGTCATCCTCGGCTCGGGACTGACGATCGCCGGCGCGACGTTCTGCCTGCACTTCACCCGGCTGCCCTATTTCCAGACGTTGGGCGTTCCTCTGGCGATCGGCATCACGGTGGCGGTGCTCGCCTCCCTGACCATGGCACCGGCGGCACTGGTGGTCGGCAGTCGATTCGGGCTCTTCGAGCCCAAACGTGCTGCTCGGACACGTGGTTGGCGTCGGGTAGGCACTGCCGTGGTCCGCTGGCCGGGTCCGATCCTGGCGGCGACCCTGGCGCTGGCGCTGATCGGATTGATCGCGCTGCCCGGCTACAAGACCAGCTACAACGACCGCAAGTACATGCCCAGAAGCATCCAGGCGATGCAGGGGTTCGACGCCGCCGACCGGCACTTCTCCCAGGCCCGGATGAATCCGGAAATCATGATGGTCCAGACCGATCAGGATCTGCGCAATTCCGCCAACATGCTGATCGTCGAACACATTGCCCGCAACGTCTTTCACACTCCGGGTATCGCCCGCGTCCAAACCATCACTCGTCCGCTGGGCACCCCGATCGACCACACCTCCATCCCCTATCAGATCGGCATGCAGAGCGTGGGCCAGCAGTTGACGCGCGACTACATGCAGTCGCAGATGGATCAGATGGTGGTGATGGCCGATCAGATGGCCACCATGATCACCACCATGGAGACCATGCTCGGGATCATGAAAGAGATGACCGGCGTCATGCACACCATGGTCGGACAGATGAAAACCATGGTGGCCGAGATGAACGACCTGCGCGACAAGATCGCCGACTTCGACGATTTCTTCCGGCCGATCCGTAGCTATTTCTATTGGGAGAAACACTGTTTCGACATCCCGGTGTGCGCGACGATGCGGTCGGTCTTCGATGCTCTGGACGGCATCGACCAGCTCAGCGAACAGATCGGCGACCTGATGCCGCAGATGGAAAAGCTCGACGTCATCATGCCCGAGATGCTGAAACTGATGACGCCGATGGTCGGGATGATGAAGTCGATGCACACCATGATGCTGTCGATGCACTCCACGATGGCCGGGATGCAGGACCAGCAGGCGGCCGCCGCGGGCAAGGGCGGCAACGCGATGGGTCAGGCTTTCGACACGTCCAAGAACGACGACTCGTTCTATCTGCCGCCGGAAGTGTTCGACAATCCCGACTTCAAACGCGGCATGGACATGTTCATCTCACCGGACGGAAAAGCGGTGCGCTTCATCATCTCTCACCTCGGTGACCCGGCCACCCCCGAAGGGATCGCCCATATCGACGCGATACGCAACGCCGCGTTCGAAGCCATCAAGGGAACGCCGCTGGAAAACGCCCGCATCTACATCGCGGGCACCGCGGCCACCGCCAAGGATATGAAAGAGGGCTCCACCTACGACCTGCTGATCGCCGGAATCGGTGCGCTGATCCTGATCTTCATCGTCATGCTGATCCTGACTCGCGCCGTCATTGCCGCGGCGGTCATCGTCGGGACGGTCCTGCTGTCACTCGGCGCGTCGTTCGGGCTATCGGTACTCATCTGGCAGTACATCCTGAGATTCGACTTGCACTGGATGATCATGGCGATGGCCGTCATCATCCTGCTGGCGGTCGGATCCGATTACAACCTGCTGCTGGTGTCCCGATTCAAGGAAGAGATCCACGCCGGAATCAAGACCGGCATCATCCGGTCGATGGCCGGCACCGGCGCGGTCGTCACCTCGGCCGGACTGGTGTTCGCCTTCACCATGATCTCGATGGGTGCCAGCGCGCTGGTGATGCTCGCACAGTTCGGCACCACCGTCGGGATGGGCCTGCTGTTCGACACGCTGATCGTGCGGTCGTTCATGACACCGGCGATCGCCGCGCTGCTGGGCCGCTGGTTCTGGTGGCCGCAACGGGTGCGCACCCGGCCGTTGCGAACCACTACCGCACCTCACCAGACACCGGACCGGCAGACCCTATCGGTATAG
- a CDS encoding putative membrane protein, MmpL family codes for MPDDGVDPGILDRLLHRLTGPAAVLIVGIWVVAAAAGNLLVPQLERVIDNHSRPFMPAAAPSSVAAARAAQLFGETPSNNFVYVVLERGGALTPKDHGFYDALTSSLKADARHVYSVTDLWSQPATAAGAQSSDGHAVTLMVRLAGMLGTSQARDSVNSVRTAATALSPPAGLTVHVTGPGATIVDEFAAIDRQMLGITAATVVLILVLLLVVYRSPTAAAIPLISVGLGLAVARFIVAALGSSDSVEVSLFSVALMAAMTLGAGTDYAIFLIGRYHEGRRRGVPATRALLQAYRAVAPVVIGSALTVSAALSCLAFAQVGMLRSAGIPCAIGILVTMLAALTLTPALMGLAIRRGYLEPRPSATARRWRRVGTSVARWPGPVLVTAGTLTMLAALPLAGIEVGWDEPAATPSDTDSGRGYASAGRHFPSDALLPDVVTIQADRDLRNPAALIAVERISRQIMAIPGVRAVQSATRPDGKVPEQATLSFQAGELGRRFGEAVDSLTARLDRVSELDQALAQTQAAVNRIGGGLRGGSAGLADMSSAATDMRAGVDGVQRTVTTVSGYLDPLRDFVARTPDCAANPLCATVDRVLEPIDGLLQTSTRIGDGAAKLTRGSTTAADALAGLPQSVAAMNDALGQARSATRELLSLRDSIGPQLRQLTDYLNEIDTQFQGSAAAGFFLPQRALSDPRYREVLNRLVSPDGHATFLLVYGDGGEWGAPGAARAQQVRAAVQQATKEGTLTPTGIDLAGVGPVTSDLQRAVGRDTALLVAAALALIFLIVTTMLRSPVAGLVVVGTVVASFASALGASVLIWQYLLHQPLHWAVAPIAFIALIAVGADYNLLLALRVKHEAPAGLKTGIIRAFGGTGGVVTTAGIVFGITMLALLSSSVLSIAQIGTTVAVGLLIDTLVVRAFVVPSIVALLGRWFWWPGIVGRAVKAVSLQSNSERHRARSLLNTT; via the coding sequence TTGCCTGACGACGGCGTCGACCCCGGCATCCTCGACCGGCTGCTGCACCGGCTCACCGGCCCGGCCGCCGTGCTGATCGTGGGAATCTGGGTGGTCGCCGCCGCCGCCGGTAACCTGCTTGTGCCACAACTGGAACGCGTGATCGACAATCACTCCCGGCCGTTCATGCCCGCTGCGGCGCCGAGCTCTGTCGCCGCCGCCCGCGCCGCGCAGCTGTTCGGGGAAACCCCCAGTAACAACTTCGTCTACGTCGTGCTGGAACGAGGCGGCGCCCTGACGCCGAAAGATCACGGCTTCTACGACGCGCTGACGTCGAGCCTCAAAGCCGATGCGCGGCATGTCTATTCGGTGACCGACCTGTGGTCGCAGCCGGCCACCGCCGCCGGCGCACAGAGTTCGGATGGTCACGCGGTGACCCTGATGGTGCGATTGGCCGGGATGCTGGGCACCTCCCAGGCGCGTGACTCGGTGAACTCGGTGCGTACCGCCGCCACCGCCCTGTCACCACCGGCGGGCCTGACCGTCCACGTCACCGGCCCCGGCGCCACCATCGTCGACGAGTTCGCCGCCATCGACCGGCAGATGCTCGGAATCACCGCCGCCACCGTCGTTCTGATCCTGGTGCTGCTGCTGGTGGTGTACCGCTCGCCGACCGCAGCGGCTATCCCGCTGATCTCGGTGGGGCTGGGGCTGGCGGTTGCCCGGTTCATCGTCGCGGCCCTGGGTTCGTCTGACAGCGTTGAGGTTTCGTTGTTCTCGGTAGCGCTGATGGCCGCGATGACACTCGGTGCGGGCACCGACTACGCGATCTTCCTGATCGGCCGCTATCACGAAGGCCGCCGCCGCGGCGTCCCGGCCACCCGCGCGCTGCTGCAGGCGTATCGCGCCGTCGCGCCGGTGGTGATCGGGTCGGCGCTGACGGTTTCGGCGGCACTGTCCTGCCTGGCCTTCGCACAGGTGGGAATGTTGCGAAGTGCCGGAATACCTTGTGCCATAGGCATTCTGGTGACTATGCTGGCGGCGCTGACGCTGACGCCGGCGCTGATGGGTCTGGCGATCCGGCGGGGATACCTCGAGCCCCGGCCGTCGGCGACGGCACGACGCTGGCGCCGTGTCGGGACATCGGTGGCCCGTTGGCCGGGACCGGTGCTGGTCACCGCGGGCACGTTGACCATGCTGGCGGCGCTGCCACTGGCGGGTATCGAGGTGGGCTGGGACGAGCCCGCGGCCACGCCCTCGGACACCGATTCGGGCCGCGGGTACGCTTCGGCCGGCCGGCACTTCCCGTCCGACGCGCTGCTGCCCGACGTCGTCACCATCCAGGCCGACCGCGACCTGCGCAACCCGGCCGCGCTGATCGCCGTCGAGCGGATCAGCCGCCAGATCATGGCGATCCCCGGCGTGCGGGCGGTGCAGTCCGCGACCCGGCCCGACGGCAAGGTACCCGAGCAGGCGACGCTGAGTTTCCAGGCCGGCGAACTGGGCCGCCGCTTCGGCGAGGCGGTCGACTCGCTGACCGCGCGGCTGGACCGCGTCTCCGAACTGGACCAAGCGCTGGCACAGACGCAGGCTGCGGTGAACCGCATCGGCGGCGGCCTGCGCGGCGGCAGCGCGGGCCTGGCCGACATGTCCTCGGCCGCAACGGATATGCGGGCCGGTGTGGACGGCGTGCAACGCACCGTGACCACGGTGTCCGGATACCTCGACCCGCTGCGTGACTTCGTCGCGCGAACCCCGGACTGCGCCGCGAACCCGTTGTGCGCGACCGTCGACCGGGTACTGGAACCCATTGACGGACTGCTGCAGACGTCGACCCGCATCGGCGACGGCGCGGCGAAGCTGACCCGCGGCTCGACCACCGCAGCCGACGCGCTGGCCGGGCTGCCGCAATCCGTTGCCGCGATGAACGACGCGCTGGGACAAGCCCGTTCGGCCACCCGCGAATTGCTCAGCCTGCGCGACTCGATCGGGCCGCAGCTGCGACAGCTGACCGACTACCTCAACGAGATCGACACCCAGTTCCAGGGCAGTGCTGCGGCGGGCTTCTTCCTGCCGCAGCGGGCGCTGTCCGACCCGCGATACCGCGAGGTGCTGAACAGGCTGGTCTCCCCGGACGGCCATGCCACCTTCCTGTTGGTGTACGGCGACGGCGGCGAATGGGGCGCCCCCGGAGCTGCGCGGGCGCAGCAGGTGCGAGCGGCGGTCCAGCAGGCCACCAAGGAGGGCACGCTGACTCCGACCGGGATCGACCTGGCCGGTGTCGGACCGGTGACCTCCGATCTGCAGCGCGCGGTGGGCCGCGACACCGCGCTGCTGGTCGCGGCGGCGCTGGCGCTGATCTTCCTGATCGTCACGACCATGCTGCGCAGCCCGGTGGCCGGTCTGGTGGTGGTGGGCACCGTCGTCGCCTCATTCGCATCGGCGCTGGGCGCCAGCGTGCTGATCTGGCAGTACCTGTTGCATCAGCCACTGCACTGGGCCGTCGCGCCCATCGCGTTCATCGCGCTGATCGCCGTCGGGGCCGACTACAACCTGCTGTTGGCGCTGCGCGTCAAGCACGAGGCGCCGGCCGGTCTGAAGACGGGCATCATCCGCGCGTTCGGCGGCACCGGTGGGGTGGTCACCACGGCGGGCATCGTCTTCGGGATCACCATGCTGGCGCTGTTGTCCAGCAGTGTGCTGTCGATCGCCCAAATCGGTACCACCGTTGCGGTCGGACTACTGATCGACACCTTGGTGGTACGAGCGTTCGTGGTGCCGTCCATCGTGGCCCTGCTCGGCCGCTGGTTCTGGTGGCCGGGCATCGTTGGACGTGCAGTGAAAGCAGTTTCACTGCAATCCAATTCGGAGCGACATCGCGCACGGTCATTGCTCAACACCACGTAG
- a CDS encoding putative two-component system response regulator LuxR, translating into MLLVDDQDLVRSGLRRILRRKDGFVIVAECADGDEVPDAVARYRPDVVVMDLRMRRVDGIAATRRLGGTPPVLALTTFNEDDLLSGALRAGAAGFVLKDSSAEELIRAVRAVARGDSYLDPAVTSRVLSTYRKAATGPVGGDISELTARELDVLTLIGKGLSNNEIADQLCISGVTVKSHIGRIFGKLDLRDRAAAIVYAYDHGLVSPR; encoded by the coding sequence GTGCTGCTCGTCGACGATCAGGATCTGGTGCGCTCCGGACTGCGCCGAATCCTGCGCCGCAAGGACGGTTTCGTGATTGTCGCCGAATGCGCCGACGGCGACGAGGTGCCCGACGCGGTGGCCCGGTACCGGCCCGACGTGGTGGTGATGGATCTGCGGATGCGCCGCGTCGACGGGATAGCGGCGACCCGGCGACTCGGCGGTACCCCGCCGGTGCTGGCGTTGACCACGTTCAACGAGGACGACCTGCTCTCCGGGGCGCTGCGCGCCGGTGCGGCCGGTTTCGTGCTCAAGGACTCCTCGGCCGAGGAGTTGATCCGCGCGGTGCGCGCCGTCGCGCGCGGCGACAGCTACCTGGATCCCGCGGTGACTTCCCGCGTGCTCAGCACCTACCGCAAGGCCGCAACCGGGCCGGTCGGCGGCGACATCAGCGAACTCACCGCACGCGAGCTCGACGTGCTGACCCTGATCGGAAAAGGGTTGTCCAATAACGAGATCGCCGACCAACTCTGCATCTCCGGCGTCACTGTGAAAAGTCACATCGGGCGGATCTTCGGCAAGCTCGACCTGCGTGACCGCGCCGCTGCGATCGTCTACGCCTACGACCACGGGCTCGTCTCCCCGCGCTGA
- a CDS encoding hypothetical protein (frameshifted, insertion at around 4142793, deletion at around 4142496,4142511) translates to MFEELAELTGQRNAIDGRIVAIVAEIERDELWGSTGARSVSALVAWRTGMSPANAHTLAAVAHRLEEFPQCAAGLRDGRLSLDQVGVIAERAAEGSDEHYAELAAVATVTQLRTAIKLEPRPEPEPRPGPQRAISRPPTSKRHLAHHPAPC, encoded by the coding sequence TTGTTTGAGGAGTTGGCGGAGTTGACCGGTCAGCGTAATGCGATCGATGGTCGGATCGTGGCGATTGTCGCCGAGATCGAGCGCGACGAACTGTGGGGGTCCACCGGCGCACGGTCGGTCTCGGCGTTGGTGGCCTGGCGCACGGGGATGTCACCGGCCAACGCACACACCCTGGCGGCGGTCGCGCACCGCCTCGAGGAATTCCCGCAGTGTGCCGCCGGGCTGCGCGACGGTCGGCTCTCGCTGGATCAGGTCGGGGTGATCGCCGAACGCGCCGCCGAGGGCTCCGATGAGCACTACGCCGAGCTGGCCGCCGTGGCCACGGTCACCCAGCTGCGCACCGCGATCAAACTCGAACCCCGCCCCGAACCCGAGCCCCGCCCGGGTCCGCAGCGCGCGATCTCAAGACCTCCGACGAGCAAACGACACCTGGCGCATCACCCTGCCCCATGCTGA
- a CDS encoding hypothetical protein (frameshifted, insertion at around 4145343;~possible pseudo due to internal stop codon), with protein MLDFGITARRLSAEAITGLDVSEHVRAILATIAELAEHGSGAVAGIGRWRHTLGYRGHITTKSRHFSTTLGALRTARATWTRQQVTKDATQRNGTSNGGAVTGPDQRPYAALDSDEVFWEFDYAGHASAGDRVLVVSAALRHIAARIAGITESRCATRDNPPMLPGAG; from the coding sequence TTGCTCGACTTCGGGATCACCGCGCGACGCCTGTCCGCCGAAGCGATCACCGGCTTGGATGTCAGTGAGCATGTGCGGGCCATCTTGGCCACCATCGCCGAGCTGGCCGAACACGGTAGTGGCGCGGTGGCGGGGATCGGGCGCTGGCGGCACACCCTCGGGTATCGCGGGCACATCACCACCAAATCCCGGCACTTCTCCACCACCTTGGGCGCCCTGCGGACCGCCCGCGCCACCTGGACCCGCCAGCAAGTAACGAAAGACGCAACGCAACGAAACGGAACTTCAAACGGCGGCGCGGTGACCGGCCCCGACCAGCGGCCTTACGCGGCGCTCGACTCCGATGAGGTGTTCTGGGAGTTCGACTACGCTGGACACGCCAGCGCCGGCGACCGGGTGCTGGTCGTCTCCGCAGCCCTGCGTCACATCGCTGCCCGCATCGCTGGTATCACCGAATCCCGCTGCGCCACACGGGATAATCCGCCCATGCTGCCGGGTGCCGGATAA
- a CDS encoding hypothetical protein (frameshifted, insertion at around 4146680,4146631, deletion at around 4146776,4146716) yields the protein MVAAVQDPAKDTLPVRQLFTVRIGLRMTEATQTAMVLGQGARDAGAECDLIADATPGIGYVMIDGTADPARVRAFHVTDRDISVLARTFRVPRPGEHGNR from the coding sequence GTGGTGGCCGCGGTGCAAGACCCGGCCAAAGACACCCTGCCGGTGCGCCAACTGTTCACCGTGCGCATCGGGCTGCGCATGACCGAAGCCACCCAGACCGCGATGGTGCTCGGACAAGGAGCCCGCGATGCCGGCGCCGAATGCGACCTGATCGCCGATGCCACCCCGGGGATCGGCTACGTGATGATCGACGGCACCGCCGACCCGGCACGGGTCCGGGCCTTTCACGTCACCGACCGCGACATCAGCGTTTTGGCCCGTACTTTTCGGGTACCGCGCCCCGGCGAACATGGAAATCGGTGA
- a CDS encoding hypothetical protein (frameshifted, insertion at around 4147046,4146630,4146679, deletion at around 4146898,4146715,4146778), with amino-acid sequence MSNTPNNKPHNNNPSPDDDWIGELIVAAVKAAGQLLWWAILFPVLSVPVIVALWVTVSHGARAGVLTAIAEIAAYVGWSVCEPSSFSRWVTNPLRQRFWAWWRYHRNWASVCALHGLTAKLGERTLVPAVESVRIGRHADVLCLRVVTGQSIADWQKRAPALAATWGAQRLTIRATAPGQLRIIIGRGDVLGQPIAVPMPTPATEVDLGAVRVGHRITALVDVAGARAAPAGCRCHRSGQGFGAVVADRRAGTPSENRAGAAGVKGGMELGAGAPLFTRFCYHTGQPTVELLQRLVELMHARATPGCAGTPDCTTPLSASRC; translated from the coding sequence ATGTCGAATACCCCAAACAATAAGCCCCACAACAACAATCCATCACCCGATGATGACTGGATCGGTGAGCTGATCGTGGCGGCAGTCAAAGCCGCCGGACAGCTACTGTGGTGGGCGATCCTGTTTCCCGTCCTGAGCGTCCCGGTCATCGTGGCGCTCTGGGTCACCGTCAGCCACGGGGCGCGGGCCGGCGTGTTGACCGCCATCGCGGAGATCGCGGCATATGTCGGCTGGTCGGTATGCGAGCCGTCATCGTTTAGCCGGTGGGTGACCAACCCGCTGCGGCAGCGGTTCTGGGCGTGGTGGCGGTATCACCGCAACTGGGCATCGGTGTGCGCCCTGCACGGGCTGACCGCCAAACTGGGTGAGCGCACGCTGGTGCCCGCCGTGGAGTCGGTGCGGATCGGCCGCCACGCCGACGTACTGTGCTTGCGCGTGGTGACCGGCCAGTCGATTGCTGACTGGCAAAAACGCGCCCCCGCGCTGGCGGCGACCTGGGGTGCGCAGCGGTTGACGATCCGCGCCACGGCGCCGGGGCAGCTGCGGATCATCATCGGCCGCGGTGATGTGCTCGGCCAGCCGATCGCGGTACCGATGCCAACCCCGGCCACTGAGGTCGATCTGGGCGCGGTGCGGGTCGGTCACCGAATCACGGCGCTGGTGGACGTTGCCGGTGCTCGGGCAGCACCTGCTGGTTGCCGGTGCCACCGGAGCGGGCAAGGGTTCGGTGCTGTGGTCGCTGATCGCCGGGCTGGCACCCCAAGTGAAAACCGGGCGGGTGCGGCTGGTGTTAAAGGCGGCATGGAACTCGGCGCCGGCGCACCGCTGTTCACCCGGTTCTGCTATCACACGGGGCAACCCACCGTGGAGCTGCTGCAGCGACTGGTGGAGCTGATGCACGCACGCGCCACGCCCGGCTGCGCGGGCACACCCGACTGCACAACCCCACTGTCGGCGAGCCGCTGCTAA
- a CDS encoding hypothetical protein (frameshifted, insertion at around 4147912,4147866;~possible pseudo due to internal stop codon), translating to MKLRIDTSGVTFLCTRVPEQRTNFDTGAPRVDKATGQALWQVQLIALDATGGEVLAMRC from the coding sequence ATGAAACTGAGAATCGACACGAGCGGCGTGACGTTCTTGTGCACGCGGGTTCCTGAGCAGCGCACCAATTTCGACACCGGGGCACCACGCGTCGACAAGGCCACCGGGCAAGCGCTGTGGCAGGTGCAGTTGATCGCCCTGGACGCCACCGGCGGCGAAGTGCTGGCGATGCGCTGTTGA
- a CDS encoding hypothetical protein (frameshifted, insertion at around 4149949), which produces MHAGELETSILLAAHADYLREGWQTSDHTANDRRYLTSLGIHAYTPTGVIGPPSQASVAKGSSVLAHLGRNADTLIGLLTTR; this is translated from the coding sequence ATGCACGCCGGCGAACTGGAAACCTCCATCCTGCTCGCCGCCCACGCCGACTACCTGCGCGAGGGATGGCAGACCAGCGACCACACCGCCAACGACCGCCGCTACCTGACCAGCCTCGGCATCCACGCCTACACGCCCACCGGCGTCATCGGCCCCCCATCCCAGGCCAGCGTCGCCAAAGGCAGCAGTGTCCTCGCCCACCTCGGCCGCAACGCCGACACCCTGATCGGGCTGCTCACCACACGTTGA